CTCAGGTCTCGACACCGATCGAAGCTGACCTCGCCTCCGTGACCGAACCGATCTCGGGCATTGTGCTGCTGTTCATCGCCGCGTTCGCGCCCTACATGGTTTACCGATTCATTTCGTTCTTGGGTTTCGATCTCTACCAGGCGATGGGAAGCGAGCAGGAAGCGAAGAACGCCGTCAACCGGCCCGTTCCTGTTCCGTCGAAGCCGCAAGGCGACGGCGTGAAGAAGGTCCTTGATGGCGGTTCCGGGGGTGGTTCCGGCGGTAGTTCCGGCGCAACTCCCGCATCGAGCGGTGCGGGAGGCGCAACGGCCCCAGCGGGAGCGAGTACCAGCAGGGCAGCCGCCGGTGCCAAGGCGGGAACCGGCGCGAGCGGAAGTGCTGGAGCCAGCGCTGGAGCCGGAGCGGGCGCTGGTGCTGGAGCTGCCGCGGCGGCCGGGCCTGCAGCAGCCGTGATCATCGGAGCCGAAGTTGTCAAGGGCGCAGCGACCGCCGGGCCGAAGCTCGGGCAGGCGATCGGCGGCACCGCCGAAACAGCGATGACCGGCGCAGGTGAAATCGGGGCTGCCCCGTCTGCGACGCCGACTGCAACAGCGGCTCCCTCTGTGCCGCAACCGCCAGCACCACGATCAGACCCCGCACCGCCCAGCACCCCGCGGCCCCGGCCAAACGGCAAGGAGTGACCGATCATGCCGAAGAATCACGACGTTCCACGCGCCGGTGACCTCGTCCCGGTGAAGTTTTCGCGACTGACCCGCCGAGGGGTCCTGCTCGGGCTGTCGCTGTCGCAACTTGTCGCTCTCGGCCTCGGGGTCGGCACGCTCGTGTGGGCGTTCTACGCTGGCGGCGGGATTCTCATCGCGTTCTCCGCACCCGTGTGGCTTGCCGCGGCGGCCGTGGTGTGGATCCGGATCGCGGGGCGCGCGGTCGTCGAGTGGATCCCCGTAGTCATCTGGTGGATATGGAAGACCACTGGCGGGCAACTTCTCTACCGTCGACGAGTTGTGAAACCTCGGCCCGCGGGGACTCTCGCGCTTCCCGGCGACATGGCGCGGCTCCGCGAGTACGACGACCCCGCCACCGGCGCAGGAATGGTGCATGATCCGACCGCTGAAACGCTCACGGCGATCGTTGCCGTCTCGCATCCCGCATTCGTGCTCCTCGACCCCGGCGAACAGGAACGCCGAGTCAGCTCGTGGAGCCGGGTGCTCGCAACCGTCTGCCGCTCAGGACGCATCTCGATGCTCCAGGTGCTGGAACGCACGCTGCCCGACTCTGGGACAGGGCTTGCCGAATGGTGGGCATCACACGGCAACGCCGACGCCTCCTGGGCCTCGACCACGTATGCCGAGCTGATCGACCGCGCCGGGCCCGCCGGAGAACGTCACGCGACCACGCTGTCTCTCTCCCTCGACATGCGTGCGGCATCCCGCCAGATCCGCACAGCCGGTGGTGGCATTCGTGGCGCGGCAGCTGTGCTGCGTCAAGAAATGTCGACGCTGATTGCCGCGTTGCGGTCAGCCGATCTCTCGCCGTCATCCTGGTTGACGTGTGGCGAGATCGCGGTCATTCTCCGATCGGCGTACGACCCGGCCGTCGCGGCGACGCTTGAACGCCACGGTGAACTTGGTCAGTCGCTCGCCACTGCAGGACCCGTGGCCGTTAACGAGTCCTGGTCGAGGCTGCGCACCGACTCGGCCTTCCACGCAGTGCTGTGGATCTCGGAATGGCCAAGGTCGATGGTGTACCCCGGGTTTCTCGCGCCGCTGCTGCTCTCAACCGGGATCCAGCGATCGTTCTCGCTTCTGTGCACCCCAATGCGCTCCGATCAGGCGGCGCGCGACATCCGTAAGAAGAAGACCGAGTACATCTCGGACGCTGCCCAGCGTCAGCGGATCGGCCAGATCGAGGATGCATCGCAGACGGCAGAGTTTCACGACGTGCTCCAGCAAGAGGCCGACCTCACTGCCGGGCACGGAGTACTCCGCTACACGGGTCTCGTCTCTGTCTCAGCACGTACCGCAGACGACCTCGACGCCGCAGTCGCCGCCATCGAGCAAGCCGCCATCCAAGCCTCCTGCGAGACGCGACTCCTCGTCGGCCAGCAGGCACAGGCATTCACCGCCGCCGCGCTGCCTCTGTGCCGGGTGGTGTGAGCAGGACCTCGAAGTCGCAGCTCATGGATGCGGTTCGATAGTTGATCGTCATGACCGCCAGTCGGAAGGATTACTCCTGGCCGCACGTTTCGGGCAACCTCGGCGTCATGTAGCCGCGGTCATATGGTATTCGCCTGAGTACTGGATCAACACCTGATATCTTAGGGTGCATGTCTGGCGCTTCTGCCGCGGCCGCCGCCGCTGTTACGAGGACGCTCCGCTAGCGGCGGGGCGATCTACCCTCTGACGTTTCCGTCGCTTCGTAGTTAGTCCGGAGCGGTGTTTTTTGCTGCCCGGAGTTCATCTTTCGAACAACGGAGCATTCGTGTCCTTTCGCATTTCCTTGCACCGGGATAGATCATCGGTGCGTGCATGGCTTGTCCTTGTCTGTCTATCCCTCCTGCAGTTCTTCATCGCCGTCGACGTCACCGTCGTGAACGTCGCACTGCCTTCCATCGGCGCCGAGTTCGGCGCATCAGAGAGTCAACTGACCTGGGTTGTGGTCGCCTACACGATCACGGGAGGTGGCCTACTCATGCTGGGTGGGCGCCTCGGCGACGTGTTCGGCAGGAGACGCGTGCTCCTGACCGGCACCGCGATCTTCGGCGCGGCATCCTTGCTGGCTGGGATCGCATGGTCATTCCCGATTCTCGTCGCCGCTCGATTGCTGCAGGGGGTCGGTGAAGCGCTTGCGCTCCCCGCAGCGATGGCGGCCATCGTCATGCTCTTCCCCGAAGGGCGCGGACGATCACGGGCCCTGAGTGTCTGGGCAGCAGTCGCCAGCTGTGGCCTCGTGCTCGGATTCGTGCTCTCCGGGGTCATCACCGAGTTCTATGGCTGGCGATGGATCTTCCTTGTGGCGATTCCGTTCGTTTTGCTCGTGCTCGTCACAGCGGGCATCCTCCTCCCCGCTGGAAACGCGGCGAAGTCCGCTCCGCTCGACCTTCCTGGCGCCATCTTGCTCACCGCGACGCCGCTGCTGTTCGTGTTCGGAATTATCGAAGCAGGCTCGGGTGCGCATACCGCGACCTGGGTCGCCGCACTTGCTGGCTCGTTTGTCTGCGCCGCATTATTCGTCGTGGTTGAGCGACGTGCAGCGAATCCTTTGGTGCCGATGACGTTTTTC
Above is a window of Leucobacter aridicollis DNA encoding:
- a CDS encoding MFS transporter, with translation MRAWLVLVCLSLLQFFIAVDVTVVNVALPSIGAEFGASESQLTWVVVAYTITGGGLLMLGGRLGDVFGRRRVLLTGTAIFGAASLLAGIAWSFPILVAARLLQGVGEALALPAAMAAIVMLFPEGRGRSRALSVWAAVASCGLVLGFVLSGVITEFYGWRWIFLVAIPFVLLVLVTAGILLPAGNAAKSAPLDLPGAILLTATPLLFVFGIIEAGSGAHTATWVAALAGSFVCAALFVVVERRAANPLVPMTFFRNQTRVLANGATALLSAALSTSFLLFTFYLQERLGLSPLATGFTLIPLAVSLVIAATFVPRLLDRWGARACILAGLVFTALAMGTIAIVVHMHGPAPAMIPAMILIAAGMGFGLVGLQYAAVSGVTDQDAGIASGVQRASDQLGGSTGIALYLGIGFAPAFTGDAPYLVSSALAVIGLIAAGALTSRIVLPSTREHRAISQ
- a CDS encoding SCO6880 family protein; amino-acid sequence: MPKNHDVPRAGDLVPVKFSRLTRRGVLLGLSLSQLVALGLGVGTLVWAFYAGGGILIAFSAPVWLAAAAVVWIRIAGRAVVEWIPVVIWWIWKTTGGQLLYRRRVVKPRPAGTLALPGDMARLREYDDPATGAGMVHDPTAETLTAIVAVSHPAFVLLDPGEQERRVSSWSRVLATVCRSGRISMLQVLERTLPDSGTGLAEWWASHGNADASWASTTYAELIDRAGPAGERHATTLSLSLDMRAASRQIRTAGGGIRGAAAVLRQEMSTLIAALRSADLSPSSWLTCGEIAVILRSAYDPAVAATLERHGELGQSLATAGPVAVNESWSRLRTDSAFHAVLWISEWPRSMVYPGFLAPLLLSTGIQRSFSLLCTPMRSDQAARDIRKKKTEYISDAAQRQRIGQIEDASQTAEFHDVLQQEADLTAGHGVLRYTGLVSVSARTADDLDAAVAAIEQAAIQASCETRLLVGQQAQAFTAAALPLCRVV